gagggaaggatggatgaatggtCAGAATTGTGGccctttcccaaactgttgccacaaaactggaagcacacaatagtatagaatgtctttgtatgctgtagcattacaatttcccttcactggaactaatggcccaaaaatgttccagcatgacaattccCCTGTGCATAAAGACCTGGTTtaccaaagttggagtggaagaactcgagtcgCCTGCACAGAGcgctgacctcaaccccactgaacacctttgggatgccAGGCCTTCTtacctaacatcagtgcctgacctcattaatgctcttgtggctgaatgaacacaaatcccctcagccacattgcaaaatctagtggaaagcctttccagaagagtggaggttattataacagcaaaagggggactaaatctggaaagggatgttcaacaagcacatatgaatgttatggtcaggtgtccacatacttttggccatgtagtgtacatCCATTTTTATACTATTGTGACTTGTTCAACTGTAATTAATTTGTcaatttattaaacacaaaaaaaacagaagtgtacAGTTGTGATTGTCACATGCACAGCTTTAGCAGTAATGTTCTCTAAATAGACTAGAGCTCCTTCAACACTGCAGTGCATCACACATTCCTGATATAATGTATGTGTAGTTTCcacaagaaaatgtaaaaatagtcTCAAGGACAAAAAGTGTCCTTTGCTTTATTGTTACATCTATAGCTGAAGTGAACTAGCACCAGAATATTAAGCATCATCACACCCACAGTTACCCAGACATAATTTTGTGAACAACTAAAATaaatgatgttcataaaagcAGATCTATTACTTACCTATTGGACTAGTAAGAAGAAATATTTCTCAGTTATATTTTGAACacaatctaattttttttttttttctaatttactgatcaactgaataataagttctagcattttagcAGTTTAAGCATTTTcctatttttgtctgtttgtcttttcttaTTCCTTTCTCTTACACaactttctgtctgtttctgtttatcTAATTTAACAACACCAGCACGCTCCACTAAATTATCCACAAAATCTCCACTAAAACTAGaaactattaaattaaaaaatacccACACActtgtataattgtataatggAATTAAAAACTCAGTTAAAACCAAAATAATGTTTGCTGacaataaaacaaaaggaaaatcTGTGAGAGATaattatatacacaaacactgaaATTATGTCTTAAAATTGTGCAATTTTCTGATGAGAAATCAAACTTAGAAACTTAGACAGTGCCTATGAAAAGTGATAGATAATATCTAGTATATATGATATCTGAGTATGCTGTACATCAGACTACAGGATGGTCATTGTACTATGTACGTCTACTAAAgacactgaaatatataaaaatgaattcaaaacGCAAACTAAAATTCCTCCATTGCGATTGGAAAACTGAAAgcaatacagaaataaaactacATCACTGGCATCTAATAAGACAAAcaccaatgaatgaatgaatgttatctGGTCCTTAACAGTCACATAGTGTTGGGTACAAGATATCATCTGCTCACAtggcttttctttctttgtatctGGTGGCCAGTTAGAGATTATCTCCGTGTCACAGGTGTGTAATTGTTCCATGAGCTGTCTGAGTGGAAGAATGCACTGGATGAATGTCACCCAAACAGAATGAGCTGTCAGTCAAAGGCCAGTCACCTTCAGTTCAGCTGGAACTTACTGATAGATGAGGGTATATTTAAGGTCAGGACAAGTCTTAAATAGCTGACCTATGGACATTTACAGATAAATTAAGCTAGGCGTAGGTAATTTGCTTTGCTAATATGAAGTACACGAGTAGAAACAAAGATGCATTCTTTGCATCCAAGCATTTCTTAGAAATGCCTAAAGTGAAATCCAATTTCACTAAGTGGCAAAGTCACATATTATCCAGTAGATACTCTTTCAGAATGTGATGTTTCTGAAGACAAACTGCAAAGCTTAAGCTATGGTTTCTAAACACGGGTCAAACATAATCTCTGCCTTGAATAACAAAATTCTTCTATTAAATTCAGAAAGCAGTACACAGTTATGACATTCACAAAGACTTTATATTTCTAAACCTATCATtagaactgaaatgtttttttttttttttttttttacataaaacaatcaatatattttgtaattctGTGAAAAACAATAGACTGTCCTACTTACCACTCAACTCTGACTACATTAGGTGAGTGTGTCCAGAACACGGCATTTCTACAACTTGGAAATACTGAACTGTGTCACTACATAGTTCATTACTGTAGCATTATAGAATTTCTCTTGTGGTTAGAACAAAAACAAAGGTGAACTGTAGGACACATTAGGAAGAAAGCTGTGTTACAGTAAGTATTAAATAATTCTACATAAATGTCAATCATTTTTGACCTCACATCACCTCTGGAGAGAGGAATAATTCCTAGTTGAGGATGGCATGAATGACAGCCACCCATCACATGATTAACAAACTACAAACCTACAATCATAACTGTCTGTGTAGGACATTAGCCATATAATAGTTCATGCATTTCAATATACATTTCAGTCTACATATTTGTATTGCACAGCAGTAAATCCTTAAGCATTTACAAGGCCACATATTGTAATTATCAAGATATCGCCATCTGCTGGCAGTGTACACATTTTGCAGCTCCCATTTTCCAGCTGTTTGTCCAAACTAAAAAGTGAGGCGACATTCGCTTTGAGGGacacaacatttatttagtgcaaaacacaaaaagcaaaCAGGTTTCCTAAAAATGATCTACACCACCCAAAAAGCTCAGCTTAGGAACCGCTAATTAACTAATAAACTAactatcaaataaaaaaacaaaaacaaaaacaaatgaccattataaaaatgaaaaacaaaaaacaacaaataaaggTTAGTCGTTAATAGACAaacaatgtaataaaacattaagcATTAAATGGGGGATTAAActgcatatttatatttgtacagtTCATACAATTGAACATTTCGTATTAAGGTCTTGCTTCTTTTAATTATTGCACAagaatgatcatttttatttttacaagcaTTGCCTGTAAGgtgttgcttttttatttacttttctagCTATCAAAAATCTCTTAGCTAAGATCTTActaagatataaatataaaatgaagatCAGCATGtgcatgtatatttatatgtgtacatatatacacacaaaaggCGTTTTCATGGTTGCGTAACTATTGCTGAACAAGGTGTATTACTCTTAATGGCTTGATATCAATAGatttatacataataaatatgagTATATAGAGGCATAGTTTTCTGCTTGCATCTGGGTGTACAGGTCAAAAAATTGCATAAAATTTTATTCAATATGGAAACCCAAAAATATGTGAAGTGCAAAACAAACCCCATCTTTTACTGCAGTATGGGCAATGTACTTCATCTTATCTAGTAAACTGCATTAAGAGGAACATAAAATAAAGGTCATAATGTCGTACATGAATGgacataattataattacagaTTGGAATAAATTTAAACCTGATTTAATCTGCTGCAGCTCCAAGGCCAGTTTTTATGACTCTCACTACAGCAATGTTTTATACTAATCACAgcagtaacacaaacactaaaGTGCACAACATGAACACTGGTCGATGCTGGTACGCTTACAGCTATTTGGAAGTACATGCCGTGACACACGTTCTACATGTAGATAGATGTGTAAAaagttttttgaatttttttccttttagatGACACTATTTTTTAACAGATTAATTATATATGCACAAATTTCAGTTAATTTTGTCTAGATTTTCTTCAGATTTAAATTCTGTCCATGTTCAtcacatattaaaacaaaagcCAGCTGCTTCAAGATAAATATTGTACACAGCCTTTgcaatgtgtatttattgtgagCATAAATATAACCTAAGTCAaatgataattttatttaaactaaaataaacaaagaaaaaacatgcagttgtTGACATTCAGAATCCTTCTGAGCCATCAAGACAAATTGTCAGACTGGAATTTTGGGGACAGATCGACTTTATATTGTGACAGGCAAATGAACGTTCTCCATTAAACAGTTTATGgacaattaatatttatatttctccATGTAAATGAGGTATACGGATCTAAGATATACATCCCCCATTCCACAATTATGAACATGGCATCATATTCCTtcctaataaaaatgaaagtgatAAAACGATAATATAAAACACTAAAAAGGCATGGTCAGCATGGTGAACTTTAAATATCAAACAAACTTTCACTGCAATAAGAGCATCAGTAAAATGAACTTGATTCCTGATTCAGTTTGTGTAACGGCATTCAGGTAAGAATTGTAGTATCTGCTTGGGATCATATTTATGCTCACAGGTCTATAGAGCAGGTGTGTGAAAATGTACCTCAGGCTTCAAACTGAATACTTGTGTCCAGCACATTTAGTTATGGGAACGTTTGTGCGCGTGCGCTTGTGTGTGTCCTAATACTGGGGTTTCCAGAACATGATCTGTTTATCTTCCCCTCCTGTAATGACAGTGCTGCACTGCTCATTCATCCAAATGCAAGAGACGGGACCTGAAAGCAAGGCAAGTTCATAAAGTGTACAGACAGCCACATATAACCATGAATATATGAACAATAATTTATAGTAATTTACATTGCAGACAATGCTTGTCATTCTTGATCGCTtggatgtgtatatatatgtgtgtgtgtgtgtgtgtgtgtgtgtgtgtgtgtgtgtaccagagTGAGCAGGGATCCTGTGTGTGATCTTGCTAGTAAGAAGATCCCAGATGAGCAGGTTCCCTGACTGACCTCCAGACAACACAATGCTGCCGTCCCAACAAAAACATCTACACTCCCGAAAACATAAAAAGATATGCATCAATACTGCTGCTTTTCATGATGTAGAAAATATTCActtatacatgtatgtatgtatgcatgtagatagatagatagatagatagacagatagatagatagacaggacAATTGTTTGAATAATTTACACTGTATGAATTTGTTATGCTAACAATTCCAAACTGAAATGTGCGAAGTGCTTGtgtaacatgtttttaatcaataggatctgtaaaacaaataacaattaACGTGTGTGCAAGTAGAAGGATCCTCTGAAACACTACAATGCAGATACaagacattaaaagtaactaaaGGCAAATCTAATGTTAGTTAATGGAGGGAATGTGTTACAATAGCACTGTGTATGGTGGAAGTGAGTTaaacaaatctataaaaatCTGTCCTGACCTAGACCTCTAACCCCAACCACTAAAATGAGCTAAACGAACAATGGGTCTTAACATTTGTTGTTAAGTGGTAAGTGGAACTTCCAAATTAAAGTTATGATAGCATGGagagatatacactcactggccactttaagaGGAATagctgtacccctgctcattcatgaaattaaccgtgtgtgtgtgtgaaatgcttttctgctcaccatggttataaagagtggttatttgagttactgtagccttcctgacagctcaaaccagtctggccattctacTCTGACCTCTGTCATTAATGAGgcgtttctgcccacagaactgtctttcgctcactggatttttgtttgtttgtcaccccattctgtgtaaaccctagagactgttgtgtgtgaaaatcaacaggagatcaacagtttctgaaatactccaacaaccatgccatgctCCAAGTAACTGAGATaccactttttccccattctgatgttttatgtgaacattaactgaagcttgacctgtatatgcatgattttatgcattgtgctgctgccacatgattggctgatcggttaatttcatgaatgagcaggggtactgGTGTTGtttgaataattattttatttatttactctctgCCAATTTCTAATTCTAATTGCATAATTGAacaagttaataaataaatgaattaatgtaaTCTGTAAAAGGGGTGTTACCTCTGTTCTTCCTCTGCTAAAACTGTAGAGAGTAGTGTGCCTGTCTGTACGTCTGTAACCTTTAAATACAAATCCTCACCCACACTCAGGATGTTTCGActgtctgagacacacacacacacacaaacacaaaagacaGATTGTCAAAAATCTTAGCATTAGTGTGCAAACAGGTTGCTTTATACACAAAAACGCATgcatgcagcacacacacacacacacacacacacacacacacacaaagacacacacacacaaagacacacaccaGGACTAAAGGCCACTTGGTGGATCTTTCCAGAATGACAGGTGAGCTGATGCAGGAGGGAGAAGCTGGTAAGATCCCAAACACTGAGGGTGCCCTCTTTTGTGCCCGATGTCAAGAGCGTGCCAGCAGGACTTAGAGCTATAGTGTTAACCTGTACAAACAGATAAAGACATCCCATAATTTCACACAAATCATCCTAttcaatgtgtttatttatactAGTGCTGACAATATATACTACGGCGATACACTGTGATACACGGTGATAAGGATATCTGAAATAGTTATCGCTAGAGATTTAGATatgttacaatatttttaaagcaaacattCTAAGCAAAAACTCACAATGTAGGAAACATAGTTTCGATAAACTACAGAAGGTTAAGAATGACCCttttataaattcaaaataaaactaTTCTATCTGTTTTTCCTAACCATGCAGATATAATGCTAGCTTGTACAGGTATTATAATTAGATTCTTAAAAATTATTCCACCATTTATAGACAAACACATGTGAGTAGACTCAGCAGTGAGACAAGTTCACCTTACAACATTAGTCCCTGGTGAAATGCTAAAGAATTACTCACCCCAGCCTCATGCTCCAACTCAGCTAGCAGCAAAAACTGCGACCTCTTATTATTGGAAATATCTGCAGCTACACACTTCCACACCTGCTCACATGCAAACAGGAGCAATCAGTCCAGCAGAAGGAAATTATAGAAGGCAATATGCAACAGAATATCTATACAGTGCTATTTTCTGTTTGCCTCACTAATATGCTGAttcataaagacattttaatggCTTATGTCAGTATGATTATCATAAATTACACATAAATTATACAGTAGAGTTGTATATACTTGGCTATATAGTCAGatatttcagtatcagtataagttgccacattttttttggtcagaatttgggggaaaaaaacattaattattgtttttatttttttttttttccttttacatacaaatgtgtttttaacaGTAACCATACACCTAAACAATGAGGCTTTTTAACCAATTGAGATGACACATTCCCTGAACGAATGTTAAATTGGACTCACTTTATTCCATGCAGAAAGTATGCGAGATATATTAGTACTATTTGCCACCTCAACATGTCTTCTACAGTATTATCAATTTCCACTCTTTACAGGGGTGGACacatcataaatttattagcaaGTTACCAGGTCAGGTAAAAGCTggctaggctaaaaagtggtagctaaattaatacaataatatacagAGCAGTGTTATTTTATGGTTGTTAAACCTTCTTGTTCGTTGtgcaactacaaataaaaataaattaaataaataaataaaataaaaggaatagCCCAAATACgaaaagtggggggaaaaaaaaaaaaaaaaaaaaaaagtgcttatgCTGGACACCGAGGTTACTGATCTGTCCACCCCTGCTTTGGTGATATAAAAAGGCATGCAAGGGTTATTTTACAATCATGCGTAAACACGACTATGGAAGTACTACTGACGTATCTTTAGTGGTTTTAACAGTATAACAATGACATCTAGGTGAATTCAGACTCTGACCTTCACAGTGGAGTCCCATGATGCCGTGTAAAGCTGGTCTTCTCTCCAGCAAACCTGACTCACAGCATCATCATGACCCATGAGTGTGTCCTGCCTTCTGCCGTATGCTATTGAATAAAAGTACCTAGTGCCAGAGAAGGAAAGGGACACAGAGGAATAAACAATGGgatgaaaaatgttaaaagagaATGTAAAAGGATGAACTAGACAAAATAATCAGGTAAGCTGGCCcataatgatgaaaatgattttttggATACTTACACATTATTATCCCAAGAAGAACAAACCACAGTTTTATCCTCAGGCAGTATCACACAAGAGGACAATGCCTAAATGGACAGGGAAGAAGGATAGAGCTATGTTAGGAATGCTTATATGTGGATGATTAGTTAATGGAGTTAAAATGTATAACTTCGTTCATACATTTTAAACGCAGTTCAGAATGCTTTATATTATGTTCTCAAAACGCAGCTAGTGGAGGAACACCCAAAAACActataaaagtaaaagtaaaacagaaataaagtacAACAAAATGTATTGgaagagtaaaaataaagatgctgAGATAATACATAGCTGAAGTAGaaactttaaaattaattattaattataaaaactataaaaatagttttttataattaaataatttcatgGAAGTTAATTTGAGTGAGCAGACAAAGCATGAAAACAATCACTGAGAAAATGGGGAAGCTGAAGTTAGGACTGAACATGTGACAAGGAAATGTTAGtgtgccattaaaaaaaaagcctgtcaAATTCCAGTATGCAACTGTGAGACATGCAACCATCGCAAGGACAGGTTGGAGGTGATTACTGTTGCAGAAATGCAACATTAAGCAATTTAAGGGCCATTTAAAGGCCATCATTTTTTCTATGGCCCTTAAAAGCTTTAAGCATAGTAATTACAATCCATATCTATAAGATATATGCATATTATGCAGtaatgttttgcattttaacCTTAGGATATTCACTAAAGGACCAATTGTTGTTTAGTTATGAAATAAATTCTAAGTAAAACAGGATAGAAGTGTGGTGACGGTAAAGAGGCATCATTTGCTCTCACTTTTTGGTAGAGCACAGTAGCTACAGTGTTTTGAACAACCTGTAAAATGTCTATATAATTTTAGGGACTCCGGTAAACAAAGCATGGTAATAGTTTAAGTGAGAAAAGTTTAAAAGCATAGACGGATTACCATGTTGGAAAAGGACACACTCCTCTGTAGTGCGTTGCTTTCTTTAGAAAACATCTTTAAGGTAGAgtctgtaataaaaatgaagaggTAATTTTTTGTAAAACATAGTAAACAATAGAGGTTATTCAGTGTTTGCACTGGTGATCCTTTACCTTGAGATGTTGTGAAAACGGACAAACCACTTAGAGTCACCGCAATTCCTGTCACTGGCCTGAAAGGAACAATTAGACACTGACTTCAACATGACAACACAGGAAgttgcacacatacacacatacatggaaACAGAGATGAACAAACACAGGCAAACATACTCTTTGTGTATCTTGTGACTGGACTGTAGTGTGAGTTTGTTCATGTTGCTCCAGGCAAGTGTCttgctttcctctgtcagatccTCAAACGATTCCATACTGGGAGAACCTGAATATGGACATGTACACTTCAGATTGAACTGAACCAGAGGTAGTGTACTTGATCTATGTGATGTGTGTTAAGAGTTCAGTACTGAAACCTGGCGAGAGGTCATTGGGCGATGTGCTGAGGCTCGTCCCTGCCGAGACGTTGTGGAATCGGGGTGTGATGCGTTGAGGATGAGGTTTGGTGAAAAGCTGTCTGGGAGTCTGACCAAACTCCAGAATCTGTGTTAGCATCGCTATCTTCTGATCTGGGTCCTCAATACTACAcaaacaccagcacacacacaaatgcacacagacaAACAATTTCCAAAAGATAAGCATAAAAGTGATACACAGTACAACAATGATCTTTATACAATATTAGGTGCTAatataaagaattaaataatcAAGAGAAATCCATGTTAGTGATTAATTACCTGTCACAGTCGATGCCACCCTCATATGTTAATGGATGAAAAACTGGAagtaaaaaagacagacagttaaataaaatgtattcatcTCTCTCATGTATTTCTCTGGGTGTTTAAGCAGGTGTATTTGTACTCTTGTGGGATGCCAAATCAGTGctgcctctgtgtgtatgtgtttataaaaccatctttagagagagagagagagagagagagagagagagagagagagagagagtataccaTTGTGGGCTGCAACAGCTTCACTCCCTCTCTGTTTGTAACCAAAGATCAAATCAATCCACTCGTGCAAGTGCTCCGACACATACTGACTCTCCAATGCAGAGCGCATCTTCTGCAGAAAGTCTTccatatct
This genomic interval from Pangasianodon hypophthalmus isolate fPanHyp1 chromosome 4, fPanHyp1.pri, whole genome shotgun sequence contains the following:
- the nsmaf gene encoding protein FAN isoform X3, which produces MEDFLQKMRSALESQYVSEHLHEWIDLIFGYKQRGSEAVAAHNVFHPLTYEGGIDCDSIEDPDQKIAMLTQILEFGQTPRQLFTKPHPQRITPRFHNVSAGTSLSTSPNDLSPGFSSPSMESFEDLTEESKTLAWSNMNKLTLQSSHKIHKEPVTGIAVTLSGLSVFTTSQDSTLKMFSKESNALQRSVSFSNMALSSCVILPEDKTVVCSSWDNNVYFYSIAYGRRQDTLMGHDDAVSQVCWREDQLYTASWDSTVKVWKCVAADISNNKRSQFLLLAELEHEAGVNTIALSPAGTLLTSGTKEGTLSVWDLTSFSLLHQLTCHSGKIHQVAFSPDSRNILSVGEDLYLKVTDVQTGTLLSTVLAEEEQRCFCWDGSIVLSGGQSGNLLIWDLLTSKITHRIPAHSGPVSCIWMNEQCSTVITGGEDKQIMFWKPQY